catttctctctgtcctatccaacaatgacatcaataacaacaacaataaaacaagggcaacaaaagggaataagtaaataaacatttttttaaaaagaatctaaaTATGTCTAGAAGTCCAATGTGCTGTGCATTTTGCCATGGAAACCCCTTAGATATGTTTCCTTGCTCTATATGGAAACTCCTTTGCCTGAATATGATTTTGTGATTTAGCATGACTTTGGACGATAAATGTGAAAATGTGTTTCATGTGTGTGGGATATTGGTGGGTATAGAAACTGACGGCTAGGGGTTCAGggaatagcatactggttatgtaaaagtctttcatgcctgaggctcctcctGAGTGTCTTCCAATGTGGTGGGGCCAGCTTTAAACTGGGTCATGTACCTGTACctgtcaaagcagcacactagtgAGCTATATATAGGCAGCCCAGACCAGGTTCACATTCATGGGATAGatgccgctgtgctaccacctgactcccttttttaaaaaaacgtattatctttatttattggatagagacagccaggaattgagagggaaggggtgatagagagggagagacaccttcaacactgcttcacctcttgcaaagcattccccctgcaggtggggactgggggcttgaacctgggtctttgtgcactgtaatgtgtgcgctcaaccaggtgtgccaccaaccagtccatccattttccttccttccttccttccttccttccttccttccttccttccttccttccttccttcccttctttctttcttgcacagagacagaaattgagaggaaggaggagatacagagagagacaggcacttgggagcattgcttcactgttctggaagcttttcctctgtaggtgggggctaggggtttgaacccagcttcCTGCTCAGTGTAtcattaacatgtgtgctcaagcaagtGCACCTCCTgagtccatttttatttatttatttatttttaaaaaatatttattcctgtggtccgggagcatcagactctcaagcataaggtcctcagttcaatccccggcagcacatgcaccagagtgatgtctggctctttttctctcctcctatgtttctcataaataaataaaaaacttaaaaaaatttattctcttttgttgcccttgtttttttttcaacttgagaaacaaatctttattgtctagaaatatatatatatatatatataaaccacaAAAGACGCGTTATTCTCTCATTTctccatcttcttcctcttcttcaaccCCTCTGATATAAAGGACATTATTACACCTTATTAAAACTTCACCCAGATGTCCCGACAATGCTCCATCTATGTATTCTTCTGTATTTGCAAGCTGCATATTCATATAGCCATCTACAGATACCAGGCAGCCCTTGTACTCCATTCCCCACTTAAACTTCGCCATTACTGGCTTTCCTGTTAGCCCATTGAGGAAAGGTTTGGGATTGAGGGGTAGACTTAgtgggagaggagagaaccagagcatgattCTGACACAGGTGATGCCAGGAACTGAAACTTGTGACTTGTTTAACATTTATATGTTGTACCACCAGCCAGGCTGAGAGACTGTTCATCGTGACGGGGCGAGTCGGGGAAGAACTGCAGGTGAGGGGCCACCGAGCCAGCGATGGTGATGGTCTGTCCCGACCAGCCGAGCACCTACAGCAGGCCCCCAGCGGCGGAGCTCCCAGAGAAATGGCcgccgctgcccttgttgttttattgttgttgtaattgttcttgttgttgttgatgttgtcattgttggaaaggacagagagaaatggagaaaggaggggaagacagagaggaggagagaaagacagacacctgcagacctgcttcaccgcctgtgaagtgactcccctggaaggagggagccgggggcttgaactgcggatccttatgctggttcttttttttttttttttaatatttattttatttatttattcccttttgttgcccttgttgttttattgttgtagttattattgttgtcgttgttggataggacaaagagaaatggagagaggaggggaagacagagagggggagagaaagatagacacctgcagatctgcttcaccgcctgtgaagggactcccctgcaggtggggagccagggtttgaaccaggatccttatgccggtccttgtgctttgcaccacctgtgcttaacccgctgcgctacagcccgactcccttctttttcctttttaaaaatttaaaaaatttattttcccttttgttgcccttgttttattgttgtagttattattgttgttgttgttgatgtcgtcgttgttggataggacagagagaaatggagagaggaggggaagacagggggggagagaaagatagacacctgcagacctgcttccttgcctgtgaagcaagtcctctgcaggtggggagccggagctcgaaccaggatccttactcctgtccttgcgctttgcaccacatgtgcttaactcgctgcgctactgcccgactccctttttttttttttaaggcagctttttatttcactttttaaatttatttttctttattattgggtagagacaaaaattgagaggggaagggagatacctgcagccctgcttcattcaccacttgtgaagcttcccccctgcttgtggggaacggggtttgaacctgagtccttgagtactataatgtgtgcacttaaccaggtgtgccaccacccagtccaggctgctttttctttaattaattaattatttattattggatagagacagagaaattgagaggtgagagggagacagaaagtagctgaagctcctgaagctttccccctgcaggtgggtgggaaggaagagctctggtttatggtggtgtgggggattgaacttgggacttcagagcctcaggcatgagagtctttttgtataaccattatgctatctaccacccccATGTGTGTTGAGCCAGGTGCGCCTGGCCCTCAGTTCTTATTATttctaactattattattattattatctacttTTAGAGGGACAAAAGGCAAAGGTAGGGAAGGCACAACTGCAACAAAGCTTCCATCAGTGTGGTGGGTGGGGCCCAGGCTGGGACAACAGTCATGCCTGTGGCAAaacacactatacaagtgagtcATTTTGCCAACCTCTGTTTATTTGTTTcaccagctctggctcatggtgatggggactaaacctgggaccttggagactcaagcatggaaggaagtcttttgcataaccattatgctatctcccccactcaaaGGTATCAATATTTActtgttagtttttatttttatttttaatttttttaatcttcatttattggatagagacagccagaaatcaagagggaagggggagatagagagggagggagacagagagacaccggcagccctgcttcaccactaatgaagctttccccctgcaggtggggaccgggggctcgaacccgggtccttgcgcattgtaatatgtgcgctcaaccaggtgcacca
Above is a window of Erinaceus europaeus chromosome 12, mEriEur2.1, whole genome shotgun sequence DNA encoding:
- the LOC103115496 gene encoding small nuclear ribonucleoprotein F-like; this encodes MAGAGDSGSARARPETPGVAREPACARRERAPELGRFRVSRLPAGFSGTKSNSCDIRSAGLTLPLNPKPFLNGLTGKPVMAKFKWGMEYKGCLVSVDGYMNMQLANTEEYIDGALSGHLGEVLIRCNNVLYIRGVEEEEEDGEMRE